From one Dermacentor variabilis isolate Ectoservices chromosome 3, ASM5094787v1, whole genome shotgun sequence genomic stretch:
- the LOC142575823 gene encoding uncharacterized protein LOC142575823 — MKTPIWCRNWPSGCTEIARMDYMTNHEESCSFRQVRCIFKSCGWVCCLNQLAGHLAHQHSVNVIAVLEDRAELVLQDPNNKENSMRMVLLLHHESVFVVTYERTGPFYTEAKLDVVTLTPRCEEYEFEIIIRGPSGVNSWRSRALVCGTC; from the exons GTGCCGCAATTGGCCTTCAGGATGCACGGAAATAGCCAGGATGGATTACATGACAAACCATGAAGAGTCTTGCTCCTTTAG aCAAGTCCGTTGCATCTTCAAAAGCTGCGGCTGGGTCTGCTGCTTAAACCAGCTGGCCGGCCACCTCGCACATCAACACAGCGTCAACGTGATTGCAGTGCTGG AGGACCGCGCGGAGCTGGTCTTGCAAGATcccaacaacaaagaaaacagcaTGCGCATGGTCCTCCTGCTGCATCACGAGAGCGTGTTCGTAGTCACATACGAGCGGACTGGCCCGTTCTATACGGAAGCCAAACTCGACGTCGTCACGCTGACTCCTCGGTGTGAAGAATACGAGTTTGAGATTATTATTCGTGGACCCTCTGGCGTCAATTCATGGCGGTCACGGGCACTTGTATGTGGAACGTGCTAA